From a single Sander vitreus isolate 19-12246 chromosome 4, sanVit1, whole genome shotgun sequence genomic region:
- the sla2a gene encoding src-like-adapter 2 yields MGTCPIRCQSNLTVLENPPEPVSPRLQESIIVSLCNYPSFVGTELTMCIWERLTVISDDGDYMMVRSTTTGRESYVPTNYIAKVTHRWLFTGISRYKAVELLMEPNNQSGAFLIRESETNKDCYSLSVLKRANASYLDCVKHYRVPHLENGWVYIFPGTHFPSLHHLVEHYSESADGLCCQLTEPCFIQGLDNAREARPLPTTVRRPTINWKDISRSVIFNKKRTESDNSLVSEGLREAITSYLQMTEGNDHSWDT; encoded by the exons ATGGGGACCTGCCCCATCCGATGTCAATCCAACCTGACAGTCCTAGAAAATCCACCTGAACCTGTATCACCAC gCCTCCAGGAGAGCATTATTGTATCCCTCTGTAATTACCCATCTTTTGTGGGTACAGAATTGACCATGTGCATTTGGGAACGACTCACCGTCATATCAGA CGACGGTGATTATATGATGGTGAGATCCACAACCACAGGCCGTGAGAGCTACGTTCCCACCAACTACATCGCCAAGGTGACACACAG GTGGCTGTTCACAGGCATCAGCAGGTACAAagcagtggagctgctcatGGAGCCTAATAACCAGAGCGGAGCCTTCTTGATTCGAGAGTCAGAGACAAACAAAG ATTGTTACTCGCTGTCTGTCCTGAAGAGGGCCAACGCTTCATACTTGGACTGTGTAAAGCACTACCGAGTCCCTCACCTTGAAAATGGCTGGGTCTACATATTTCCAGGAACCCACTTCCCCTCCCTGCATCACCTGGTGGAACACTATTCAG AGTCTGCAGATGGACTGTGTTGTCAGCTGACAGAGCCTTGCTTCATCCAGGGTTTAGACAACGCTAGAGAAGCCAGGCCTTTACCCACAACTGTCAGAAGGCCTACCATCAACTGGAAGGACATTAGCAG GTCAGTGATTTTCAATAAGAAGAGAACAGAGTCAGACAACTCTCTAGTCAGCGAAGGCCTGAGGGAGGCCATCACCTCCTACCTCCAAATGACAGAGGGCAACGATCACAGCTGGGACACTTGA